The genome window GGTGTTGGTTTCGACAATTGCCGGATCGGTGCTGGAAAAATAATTATTGAACCATCCGCCATCGAAATCGCGTGTCAAAACGAAAATTTCGTAATAATTTTTTTGGGCCGGATCGTCGTTAAACTGAACCGAAAAATTGACACGCTGACCGCCAAACGGAATACTTTCGACAGTGTAGGTTATGCTGTCCAACGATACCGGGTCCGGTGCAACCGCCGTTGCGCTGACCGGATCGAATCCCGGTGCTGCAATCCGGAGTTCGTAAGTTTTTCCAATTTCCACAATTTCGCTAGCGGAAACGTAAATACCCTGATCTGCGTGATTTAACGCTGTCAGCAATTGACCGTCACGCCAGATTTCCACTGTGGCATTTTCCACCGGACCGGGAAATTCATTGCCCAAAATGCCCACGCTGCGGCTCACGCCGATCTGCCAGCGCTCGTTCGCTTCAAAAATGCCGTCCACTACCAATCGCGATTGGTGCTCCGGCAAATCGATCTGCACAATGGTTTCGCAACCGCTCAGCAGCAACGCCATCAGGCACAGAAATTTTTTCATATTTTACCTTCCAAATTGCTCAAAATTTAAAACTGTAACTGATCGCCGGGATAATCGGGAACAGGCTGACCTGTTTCATCACCCGGTTGCCGTTGTCGTCCTCATCCTGATAAATGAAAAAAGGATTTTTCCGGCTATACAAATTGTAAACGCTGAATGTGAAAATGCCGCCATCGCGGGTTTTGCCGCGAAAAAATCGCAAACTGACATCCAGCCGATGGTAATTGGCCATCCGGAAACCGTTGCGCGAACCGTAAATATTTTGCGTGCCGGTGTATCCCAAAAACGGGTTGTTGTATCCGGTCGGGTTAAGCTGAATTTGCGCGATGGGCAGCGTGATTGCCGCACCGGTGCCAAACACAAAATTGGTTGAAAATTCCCATTTTTTCGAAATATCGTGTGCAACAACGGCGGATAAATCATGCCGCCGGTCGTATCGATAGGGAAACGCTTTGCCATCGTTCAGCGAAGCAAACTGGCGATTGCTCCACGAGAGCGTGTAGCCCAGCCATCCGGTGGTGCGCCCGCGTTTTTTCTGCAGAAAAAATTCCGCGCCGTATGCCTCGCCTTCACCGGACTGAACCTTGTTTTGCCAATCGGTATCCAGCGCAAGGTAGTTGGCGCCCTCCCGGTATTCGATGAGGTCGTTCATTTTTTTGTAATAGATTTCGAAACTGAATTCGTATCGCCGGTCTGCCAGCGAACGGGCGATGCCAACCGCCGCCTGCCACGATTCCTGCGGTTTCACGCGATCGGTTGCGGGCACCCACAAATCTGTCGGCAAGCCGATGCCGGAGTTGGTGAGCAGATGGATATATTGATTCATACTCGCGAACGAGCTTTTCAGCGCGTATCCGCCGGGCAGGCGATAATTGAGCGAAACCCGGGGTTGCAGCGATGTGTGCGTGGTGTTTTTCACCTGAAATCCGGATGCGTGCACGCCGATATTTGCGGAAAAATCGTCGGATATTTTTACATCATCTTCAATATAAACAATAGCTTCCAGCGCGTTGACATCAGCGGATGGTTTCAGCAGCAGGTCAACAGGAGAATCGCTGTCCTCATTGTATTGATAAGCGCCGGGACTAAAATTGTGATGGGTAATTCCGGTGCCGAATCGGATGCTGTGCCGGGTATTCGGGATGTAATCGAAATCCACCCGGGCGCTCCAGTCGCGGATGCCGGAGAAGTAATTGGCCACATACGAGTCATCACCGCTGCGCTCTTTAGTCGTAATATCGAAGCGGTATTTGCTGAACGTGACAATCGTGTTGCTGAACAATTTTTTGCTGAACAGGTGATTCCAGCGAAAGGTTCCGGTCAAATTTCCCCAGCCGGTTTCCGCTGTAAAATCGGGTGTTTCGCTGTCGAAATCGTTATTTTCTTCGGCGTAAAATTGATCGTCGCCGCCGTAAAAACTCAAATAAATCCGGTCGTTATTCGAGAAAGCGTAGTTGGCTTTGGCGTTCACATCGTAAAAATAGTAGCCGCCGGTGCCTTCGTCCGTGTTCATAAACGGGCGCGCCAGAATATCGATGTAGGTTCGCCGCATGGAAACGATGAACGAGGAAACCCCTTTTTTGAGCGGTCCTTCCAGCGTTAACCGCGATGCCACCACGCCTATCGCACCGGTTGCCTCAAATTTCTGGTTGTTGCCCTCTTTCATGTTGATTTCCAAAACGGACGACAATCGCCCGCCAAATCGCGCCGGAAAACCGCCTTTGGTGAGGTTCACATTTTTGATGGCATCGGCGTTGAACACCGAAAAAAATCCGAACAGGTGCGATGCGTTGTAAACCGGTGCGCCGTCCAGCATGATCAGGTTTTGATCGGGTCCGCCGCCGCGAACGTAAATACCGCTGGCACCTTCGCTGCCGGATTGAACACCGGGCAGCAGTTGCAACGCTTTGAGAATATCGGTTTCGCCGAGCAGTGCCGGCATCGAGCGGATTTGGGCAACGGATACATCAATGCGGCTCATCTGCGTCTGGTTTTCGATCAACTCGATGGCATCCGCGACCACCTGAATGGTATCGCCGGCAACCGGCGACGGGCGCAGATTGATGTTTAATGCCACATCATCTGTCAATTTCAGCCGGAAAAATTCATTTTGATAGCCGATGTATGCCACTGCCAGCAAAACGGAATCCGCCGGAAGCGTGAGGCTGAAAAAACCGTAGCTGTTGGTGGTGGTGCCTTCCTGCAAGGTTGGTTCGAACACATTAGCGCCGATCAGCCGCTCGCCGGAAGTGGCGTCCTGCACAAATCCGCTGATGGTATATTTTGTCCGGGTTTGTCCGGAAAGCGTTACGAAAATGCCGGTGAAAACTAAAATTGCGAGAAAAACAGTGCGCATACAGTATTCTTCTTTTAGTTGATGATCAGAAAGTTAAGGACAATCGGACAAGCTGTCTATGGGAAAATTGGCGGCTAATTTAAAAATGCATCGCTAATCTAACGTCTGTCGGATGGTTTAGTTTGCAGAATTTTCAGTATTTGAAAATTTTTTGGCATCGGTGAAATAATCGGGAAATCCGGTTGTCCAATATATGCTGCAGCAGTTTACATTTGCCCGAAATTACTTTGATAAGTATGGGGCATCTGCTAAATTAAGTTTCTAAAATCGTTCATTTTTGTGATGAACTGTTTCGGTATTCATGCGTAAGATGTTGTGTTGACAATATGCCAATAAATAATTATTCGATAGAAATTAAGATGAACAACCAGCCGAACAGAAAACCCCTTTATTTTGCACTGATATTTTCGCTGCTGGTGCATGTGGTGTTTTTCTGGCTGTTGTTCTCCCAAAATTTGCTGGCGTACATCCTTCGCAAACCGGAGGTTTTACCGGAAACCGCGCCCATTGTGCTGGAGTTGGAACAACCGCAGCAGCCGGAACAACCCGTTCAACAACCACCGCAACTGGAAGAAGAACAAGCCGCAGCAGAGGAGCAGCAACAGCTCCCGGAAAAATATTTCCGGCTGGAAGAAAATCCCAACGCCAACGAGCAAACACCGGAAGACGCGGATATTCTCGCGGCTCAATCCTCTGTTTCGGCTTCGCCAAAGGAATTAGATGTGCAAAACGAAGCCATCAAACCGCCGGTAGAGAATCCCGAACCAACCATAAAAGAGCTGGAAAACAAAGAAGATCAGTCGGCAATTCCCGACAAAGGGTTAACATTCGAAGAGAAAAACGGCGACGTTATTTATTACCAAAGCCGCGAATTTGCCCGGCACCTGCTCACCAACGAACCGGAGCAGCAAAAGGAAACCCAGATCGATCTCAGCCAATCGTCCTCCAAAGATGTGCCGCCGGAGTTGAAGGATTTCAAAGGGGACCTGATTGGCGACGTTGCTTTGAGCACTTACGAATGGCCGTGGGCACCGTGGGTGCTGCAACTCAAATATGCTTTTTACCAACATCTGTTTGTGCCGCGCGCCTACAGCATGGGATTGATTGAGGGATACACCGAAGTGTATCTCAAAATCCGGCGCGATGGCACTTTGGCGGAACACCGGCTCATCCAAACCGCCGGACACAACACGTTAAAGGAAAGCACATTGAATGCGTTTCTCTCCTCCGCACCGTGGAAAGCGTTGCCGGAAGAATTTCCCGATGAATTTCTGGAACTGCGGGTACGAGTTATTTATCCCAATTTAAAAGATTTTTTTGCCAGACAACGACAGGCGCAATCGCAGTAGCGAATAACAAAAATGTTCATGTTGAATTGATGAGGTATTATGCTCGAACTCTTTCAAAAAGGCGGAATTATGATGTATCCGCTGTTGCTGGCTTCTGTGGCGGCACTGGCGGTTTTTTTAGAGCGATTGTGGAGCCTGCAACGCAAAAAAGTGCTAATCCCCGAGGTGGTGGCAGTGCTGGAACAAATCAAGGATGAAAAAGATTTTCCGCTGGCGCGATCCGTTTGCCAAAAAGCTGGCGGGCCGTTTCCGCAAATCGTTATTTCATGTTTGAACAATTCGGACCTGCCGACCGATGAACTGCGGCTGACCATCGAAGACGAAGGCCGCCAACAGGTACGCTCACTAAAACGTGGGATGACCGTGCTGGAAACTGTCGCCGGTGTGGCACCGCTACTCGGTTTGCTGGGCACAGTTTTGGGGATGATCAGTGTATTCGACGTTATCGAGGAATTGGGCGTTGGGCAGGCGAAAGCGCTTTCCGGCGGTATTTCGGAAGCGTTGATAACCACCGCAGTGGGGTTGTTTGTGGGTATTCCCGCACTGATCGCTTACAATTATGTCACATCGCGATCGGATAATCTGATACTGGATATCGAAAAATATACCCTGCTGTTGCTCAATAAAATTATCCGGTTAAAAACACCGGCCGCCGATCCGGTCGAAATCAGCCTGAAATCGTAAGCCCATGAAATTACTCAACAAAAAGCCGGCAAAAGCAATTCTGAACATCACCCCGTTGATCGACGTGTTGTTTATTTTAATCATATTTTTTGTGGTGTCGTCCACATTTTTGGAGCAGCCGGGCATCAAGCTGGAATTGCCCAAAGCCCAAAGCGGCGATACGCAGCGGGTGGAACGCGCCGTTTTGTATATTTCCGCAGCCTCCGAATTATTTTTGAACGATGACCCGGCAACACTGGAAAATCTCTCCGGAAAATTAAGCGCGATGATGCAAAATCGTGCCGAAAAAAGCCTGATCATCAGCGCGGACAAAGGCGTCCATCACGGATTGGTTGTGCAAGTGATGGATATCGCGCGAAGCAGCAGCGTGCAAAAACTGGTGATTTCCACAGAACGGAAAGAATAAACCAAAACGAATTAATTACCGAAAAAACATGCTATTTGACGAATCACTCGGGCATCCCGAAAATCAGCAAAAATTGATGAACGCCTGGCAAGCCAACCGCATACCGCATGCGCTGTTATTGCACGGACCGGAAGGCTGCGGAAAGGAAGCATTTGCCATTGGCATTGCCCAGTTGCTAAACGCGGCGGATGAAAACGGCGTTATCGACCGGGAATCGAGCGTATTCCGGAAAATTGCACAATTTCAGCATCCGGATGTTCAATTTATTTTCCCGACACCGGCGCAATCCAACGCCAAACCGGAAGAATTGCAAGCCGCGCTGCAGGAGAAAGCCAAAAATCCCTATCGCCGGGTGACGTTTACCGGCAAAAATACGTTTATCGGTATTGATACGATTCGCGAGTTGAAAAAAGAAGCCGGATATCGCCTGTACGAAGGGCAAAAAAAAGTGTTTATCATTGCCGAGGCAGAGGAACTCCGCCCGGAAGCCGCCAACGCGTTGCTGAAATTATTGGAGGAGCCGCCCCAAAATCTGAAATTGATTTTGGTGACGGCAAATTTGCACAAGCTGCTGCCAACCATCAAATCGC of Calditrichia bacterium contains these proteins:
- a CDS encoding DUF4249 domain-containing protein, whose product is MKKFLCLMALLLSGCETIVQIDLPEHQSRLVVDGIFEANERWQIGVSRSVGILGNEFPGPVENATVEIWRDGQLLTALNHADQGIYVSASEIVEIGKTYELRIAAPGFDPVSATAVAPDPVSLDSITYTVESIPFGGQRVNFSVQFNDDPAQKNYYEIFVLTRDFDGGWFNNYFSSTDPAIVETNTSIEIGEEREFAGEIALFDDALFDGETYDLSLRYYPWFGYQEVLVVLNTVTENVYLHNRAMELQEETDDNPFAEPVQHYSNIANGYGIFGGVNPVSRRFVFNFGN
- a CDS encoding TonB-dependent receptor, with protein sequence MRTVFLAILVFTGIFVTLSGQTRTKYTISGFVQDATSGERLIGANVFEPTLQEGTTTNSYGFFSLTLPADSVLLAVAYIGYQNEFFRLKLTDDVALNINLRPSPVAGDTIQVVADAIELIENQTQMSRIDVSVAQIRSMPALLGETDILKALQLLPGVQSGSEGASGIYVRGGGPDQNLIMLDGAPVYNASHLFGFFSVFNADAIKNVNLTKGGFPARFGGRLSSVLEINMKEGNNQKFEATGAIGVVASRLTLEGPLKKGVSSFIVSMRRTYIDILARPFMNTDEGTGGYYFYDVNAKANYAFSNNDRIYLSFYGGDDQFYAEENNDFDSETPDFTAETGWGNLTGTFRWNHLFSKKLFSNTIVTFSKYRFDITTKERSGDDSYVANYFSGIRDWSARVDFDYIPNTRHSIRFGTGITHHNFSPGAYQYNEDSDSPVDLLLKPSADVNALEAIVYIEDDVKISDDFSANIGVHASGFQVKNTTHTSLQPRVSLNYRLPGGYALKSSFASMNQYIHLLTNSGIGLPTDLWVPATDRVKPQESWQAAVGIARSLADRRYEFSFEIYYKKMNDLIEYREGANYLALDTDWQNKVQSGEGEAYGAEFFLQKKRGRTTGWLGYTLSWSNRQFASLNDGKAFPYRYDRRHDLSAVVAHDISKKWEFSTNFVFGTGAAITLPIAQIQLNPTGYNNPFLGYTGTQNIYGSRNGFRMANYHRLDVSLRFFRGKTRDGGIFTFSVYNLYSRKNPFFIYQDEDDNGNRVMKQVSLFPIIPAISYSFKF
- a CDS encoding MotA/TolQ/ExbB proton channel family protein, with the protein product MLELFQKGGIMMYPLLLASVAALAVFLERLWSLQRKKVLIPEVVAVLEQIKDEKDFPLARSVCQKAGGPFPQIVISCLNNSDLPTDELRLTIEDEGRQQVRSLKRGMTVLETVAGVAPLLGLLGTVLGMISVFDVIEELGVGQAKALSGGISEALITTAVGLFVGIPALIAYNYVTSRSDNLILDIEKYTLLLLNKIIRLKTPAADPVEISLKS
- a CDS encoding biopolymer transporter ExbD yields the protein MKLLNKKPAKAILNITPLIDVLFILIIFFVVSSTFLEQPGIKLELPKAQSGDTQRVERAVLYISAASELFLNDDPATLENLSGKLSAMMQNRAEKSLIISADKGVHHGLVVQVMDIARSSSVQKLVISTERKE
- a CDS encoding DNA polymerase III subunit, whose product is MLFDESLGHPENQQKLMNAWQANRIPHALLLHGPEGCGKEAFAIGIAQLLNAADENGVIDRESSVFRKIAQFQHPDVQFIFPTPAQSNAKPEELQAALQEKAKNPYRRVTFTGKNTFIGIDTIRELKKEAGYRLYEGQKKVFIIAEAEELRPEAANALLKLLEEPPQNLKLILVTANLHKLLPTIKSRCQMLRFSPMGESQIAAIVRRFVPKVDERDLAAIIRLSGFNLKRTFEFLDKNALQNRDLAIDFLRKAILIHKSQELMALVEPLTAKKDRDDARQMLWFLLLWFQDILHINKGVKNDREIRNVDKADTLRKFIAFTPTAEIDGIVREVEATIRELDDPRNLNPLLLLTHLAIRLNPLLKKA